From a region of the Pan paniscus chromosome 19, NHGRI_mPanPan1-v2.0_pri, whole genome shotgun sequence genome:
- the DUSP3 gene encoding dual specificity protein phosphatase 3 produces MSGSFELSVQDLNDLLSDGSGCYSLPSQPCNEVTPRIYVGNASVAQDIPKLQKLGITHVLNAAEGRSFMHVNTNANFYKDSGITYLGIKANDTQEFNLSAYFERAADFIDQALAQKNGRVLVHCREGYSRSPTLVIAYLMMRQKMDVKSALSIVRQNREIGPNDGFLAQLCQLNDRLAKEGKLKP; encoded by the exons ATGTCGGGCTCGTTCGAGCTCTCGGTGCAGGATCTCAACGACCTGCTCTCGGACGGCAGCGGCTGCTACAGCCTCCCGAGCCAGCCCTGCAACGAGGTCACCCCGCGGATCTACGTGGGCAACGC GTCTGTGGCTCAGGATATCCCCAAGCTGCAGAAACTAGGCATCACCCATGTGCTGAACGCGGCTGAGGGCAGGTCCTTCATGCACGTCAACACCAATGCCAACTTCTACAAGGACTCCGGCATCACATACCTGGGCATCAAGGCCAACGACACACAGGAGTTCAACCTCAGCGCTTACTTTGAAAGGGCTGCCGACTTCATTGACCAGGCTTTGGCTCAAAAGAATG GCCGGGTGCTCGTCCACTGCCGGGAAGGTTATAGCCGCTCCCCAACGCTAGTTATCGCCTACCTCATGATGCGGCAGAAGATGGACGTCAAGTCTGCCCTGAGCATCGTGAGGCAGAACCGTGAGATCGGCCCCAACGATGGCTTCCTGGCCCAGCTCTGCCAGCTCAATGACAGACTAGCCAAGGAGGGGAAGTTGAAACCCTAG